From Leptodactylus fuscus isolate aLepFus1 chromosome 11, aLepFus1.hap2, whole genome shotgun sequence, one genomic window encodes:
- the EBP gene encoding 3-beta-hydroxysteroid-Delta(8),Delta(7)-isomerase encodes MAPESGSPIPHPYWPRDLQIDGYRPNDRPMSEILTFLFSVSGVLLAGTWFLTGRVSGMSTPRRLALCWFMVCTFIHGVIEGWFSFYYPVIPKDQAFLSQLWKEYGKGDSRYMIADNFTVCMETITAVAWGPLSLWTVISFLQNKPYRFVLQLIVSLGQLYGDVLYFYTEYRDGFSHSEMWHPIYFWFYFVFMNALWIVIPSALIIDAWINLSKSQSTADRTRPASKAKRN; translated from the exons ATGGCTCCAGAGAGCGGATCCCCCATCCCTCATCCGTACTGGCCCCGGGATCTCCAGATCGATGGCTACCGTCCTAATGACCGCCCTATGTCAGAGATCTTGACCTTCTTGTTCTCGGTATCCGGGGTTCTTCTGGCCGGGACATGGTTCCTCACCGGTCGGGTGTCTGGCATGAGCACTCCTCGCCGCCTGGCTCTCTGCTGGTTTATGGTCTGTACTTTCATCCATGGCGTCATTGAAGGCTGGTTCTCCTTCTACTACCCGGTGATCCCCAAGGACCAGGCGTTCCTGTCACAGCTGT GGAAAGAATATGGGAAGGGAGACAGCCGCTACATGAT AGCCGATAACTTcacagtctgcatggagaccatcACGGCGGTGGCCTGGGGACCTTTGAGCCTCTGGACGGTGATCTCCTTCCTGCAGAATAAGCCCTATCGCTTTGTGCTCCAGCTGATCGTGTCGCTGG GGCAGCTGTATGGTGATGTCCTATACTTCTACACGGAGTACCGGGATGGCTTCAGTCACAGTGAGATGTGGCACCCCATATACTTCTGGTTCTACTTTGTCTTCATGAACGCGCTGTGGATCGTCATTCCGTCCGCTCTCATCATAGATGCTTGGATCAACCTGAGCAAATCACAATCTACAGCTGATAGGACCCGACCTGCAAGCAAAGCAAAAAGGAACTAA